One Prunus dulcis chromosome 8, ALMONDv2, whole genome shotgun sequence DNA window includes the following coding sequences:
- the LOC117637304 gene encoding uncharacterized protein LOC117637304 isoform X1, whose product MAENKARRTVKLFCPLVAKTVSLFVWEEQRLDLGSIARTFGLDPPTLKLNGHFISRGLDLIASSVTWKSLLSFFSAKGLSTGENDSNPIVVDGKLCKVGTKRGHELHDVVDNRGRAAFEDDSLLIKSKKMRKSNPGTSTESNGRIGICSSKRKQLLEDVNLLKKLKISETNPDIQGRSKSQSSSISGAQLRCSYTRGKMKRKREDEAVVSAPYKEII is encoded by the exons ATGGCAGAAAACAAAGCCAGAAGAACGGTCAAGCTGTTCTGCCCATTAGTGGCAAAGACGGTGTCGTTGTTCGTATGGGAGGAGCAGAGGCTGGACTTGGGCTCCATAGCCAGAACGTTTGGGCTGGACCCACCAACCCTGAAGCTCAACGGTCACTTTATCAGCAGAGGGCTCGACCTCATTGCCTCCTCGGTCACCTGGAAGTCcctcctttctttcttctctgctAAAGGACTCTCAACAGGGGAAAACGACAGCAACCCCATTGTCGTTGATGGCAAGCTCTGCAAAGTTGGCACCAAGC GAGGACATGAACTACACGATGTCGTTGATAACAGAGGAAGGGCAGCTTTTGAAGATGACAGCTTGCTGATCAAGAGTAAAAAGATGAGGAAAAGCAACCCAGGTACATCAACTGAAAGCAATGGCAGAATTGGTATTTGCTCTTCCAAGAGAAAGCAATTGTTAGAAGATGTAAACTTGCTCAAAAAGCTAAAAATAAGTGAAACTAACCCAG ATATCCAAGGAAGAAGTAAAAGCCAGTCCAGCAGCATCTCAGGTGCCCAACTTAGATGCAGTTATACGAGggggaagatgaagaggaagagagaagatgAGGCAGTCGTGTCTGCTCCTTACAAAGAGATTATATGA
- the LOC117637304 gene encoding uncharacterized protein LOC117637304 isoform X2, giving the protein MAENKARRTVKLFCPLVAKTVSLFVWEEQRLDLGSIARTFGLDPPTLKLNGHFISRGLDLIASSVTWKSLLSFFSAKGLSTGENDSNPIVVDGKLCKVGTKRGHELHDVVDNRGRAAFEDDSLLIKSKKMRKSNPDIQGRSKSQSSSISGAQLRCSYTRGKMKRKREDEAVVSAPYKEII; this is encoded by the exons ATGGCAGAAAACAAAGCCAGAAGAACGGTCAAGCTGTTCTGCCCATTAGTGGCAAAGACGGTGTCGTTGTTCGTATGGGAGGAGCAGAGGCTGGACTTGGGCTCCATAGCCAGAACGTTTGGGCTGGACCCACCAACCCTGAAGCTCAACGGTCACTTTATCAGCAGAGGGCTCGACCTCATTGCCTCCTCGGTCACCTGGAAGTCcctcctttctttcttctctgctAAAGGACTCTCAACAGGGGAAAACGACAGCAACCCCATTGTCGTTGATGGCAAGCTCTGCAAAGTTGGCACCAAGC GAGGACATGAACTACACGATGTCGTTGATAACAGAGGAAGGGCAGCTTTTGAAGATGACAGCTTGCTGATCAAGAGTAAAAAGATGAGGAAAAGCAACCCAG ATATCCAAGGAAGAAGTAAAAGCCAGTCCAGCAGCATCTCAGGTGCCCAACTTAGATGCAGTTATACGAGggggaagatgaagaggaagagagaagatgAGGCAGTCGTGTCTGCTCCTTACAAAGAGATTATATGA
- the LOC117637757 gene encoding UBX domain-containing protein 1-like: MAVPEVDKKMLGELEAMGFPRPRATRALHYSGNASLGAAIDWIIDHENDADIDEMPLVIVDVSIGSPEPFYFTEAMKIKAQELRDQARKKKEEEEKKLEREREKGRIQSGKQLIEAKRSLEENERKRNIEFRKAEKEEEKRARERIRWKLKHDKLERRVNVGLPPEQLVAEERTPAVRIEQNPFPVRSVAKSERMRECLRSLRRNHKDDDAKVRQAFQTLLIYVGNVARNPNEEKFRKIRLSNPLFLDRVGSLIGGIEFLELCGFETTEGGEFLYLPHNKVDMATLNSAASELKSALTNPFFGLL, translated from the exons ATGGCTGTTCCGGAAGTTGACAAGAAAATGCTTGGAGAGCTTGAAGCAATGGGATTTCCAAGACCTCGAGCAACACGAGCACTTCATTATTCTG GCAATGCTAGTTTAGGGGCTGCTATAGATTGGATCATTGATCACGAGAACGATGCCGACATTGATGAGATGCCCTTG GTAATAGTGGACGTTAGCATTGGATCTCCAGAACCATTCTATTTCACAGAAGCgatgaaaataaaagcacaGGAGTTAAG GGATCAAGCACgcaagaagaaggaagaagaagaaaagaagttgGAACGAGAAAGGGAGAAG GGGAGGATTCAATCTGGTAAGCAACTCATAGAAGCAAAACGAAGtttagaagaaaatgaaagaaaacg TAATATAGAGTTTCGGAAAGCtgagaaagaggaagagaaacgAGCAAGAGAAAGAATTCGCTGGAAACTAAAACATGATAAG TTAGAAAGAAGGGTCAATGTTGGATTGCCACCAGAACAGCTTGTAGCTGAGGAACGTACACCTGCGGTGAGGATAGAACAG AATCCATTTCCAGTCCGTTCTGTTGCAAAATCAGAACGTATGAGAGAATGTTTACGGTCCTTGAGGCGCAACCACAAG GATGATGATGCTAAAGTGCGACAAGCCTTCCAGACCCTGCTGATTTATGTTGGAAATGTTGCAAGGAATCCtaatgaagaaaaattcaGGAAGATCAGACTCAGTAATCCGTTATTCTTG GATAGAGTTGGGAGTTTGATTGGAGGAATTGAGTTCCTTGAGCTCTGTGGGTTTGAGACAACTGAAGGGGGAGAGTTTTTGTATCTTCCTCACAATAAGGTTGACATGGCAACATTAAACTCAGCTGCTTCTGAGCTGAAGTCTGCATTGACAAACCCGTTCTTTGGCCTTCTGTAG
- the LOC117637303 gene encoding GPI transamidase component PIG-T, which yields MALPLLLLRPILLLSFLLFAPILNFKAALGSVTEEDFSEELLLRPLPDRKVLAHFHFRSRAPHTSSNGRHHHLFPKAISQLVQKFHVKEMELSFTQGRWNYDRWGGFDPISSNNAKPPGVELWAVFDVPLEHVDDSWKNLTHALSGLFCASVNFLESSTTYSAPEWGYCPAPGSLRYGTLPREAVCTENLTPWLKLLPCRDKAGLSALMDRPSIYKGFYHSQRLRLTSSEFESEEGGSGIVLQQTLTVVVQPDSERNVMSYSHETKLQPSWSLTSIFGRMVTGRCVLAKSSTVYLQLDRGLVGQLDYLQKENELSNADKSVYEGFSSNPGFELSVKPDRVLKELNGFEKKTPSVVYEFYIEKYSESRPFDLGLTWKLPVVWSCQKAPLHASRFLMGSGNERGAIAISLRSTEVSDELLHTDMSEGRCKLEVKVFQVVPWYIKVYFHTVRVYVNEQPQEISDVVEKMRVSPSVDKVSPGVMEMVLKFPCGMKSAAITLEFDKGFLHIDEYPPDANQGFDIPAAIISFPNFHTSMQFFTDKSVDRSSILSKFQENNAVLAYTEVLLVPLTTPDFSMPYNVITITCTVCALYFGSLLNVLRKRVGEEERSAKSKATKETGRLRQLLSRVSAKLRGRPFELPQPPSNSSSFISSKLILFILVAGIAVFWQVYFG from the exons ATGgcccttcctcttcttcttctcagaCCGATCCTATTGCTCTCTTTCTTACTTTTCGCCCCAATTCTCAATTTCAAAGCTGCCTTGGGATCGGTCACCGAAGAAGATTTCTCGGAGGAGTTGCTTCTGAGGCCATTGCCGGATCGAAAGGTGCTGGCCCACTTCCATTTCCGGAGCAGGGCCCCGCATACCAGCTCCAATGGCCGCCATCACCATCTCTTCCCCAAAGCCATATCTCAGCTG GTTCAGAAGTTTCATGTTAAGGAAATGGAGTTATCTTTCACACAAGGTCGCTGGAACTATGATCGTTGGGGTGGGTTTGATCCCATATCAAGCAACAATGCCAAGCCTCCTGGAGTTGAGTTGTGGGCTGTTTTTGATGTCCCTCTTGAACATGTGGATGATTCTTGGAAGAATTTAACCCATGCTCTTTCGGGTCTCTTTTGTGCTTCAGTCAACTTCCTAGAATCGTCTACAACATATTCTGCTCCTGAATGGGGCTATTGCCCAGCACCAGGCAGTCTGAGGTATGGTACATTGCCCCGTGAGGCTGTTTGCACTGAGAACCTAACTCCATGGCTGAAGCTCCTTCCTTGTAGAGATAAAGCTGGGCTTTCTGCATTAATGGATAGACCATCTATCTACAAAGGATTTTATCATTCACAGCGGTTGCGCTTGACCTCAAGTGAATTTGAATCAGAGGAGGGAGGTTCAGGAATTGTTCTACAACAAACACTCACAGTTGTTGTCCAGCCTGATAGTGAGAGAAATGTTATGTCTTATTCCCATGAAACAAAATTACAACCAAGCTGGTCCTTGACTTCAATTTTTGGGAGGATGGTCACTGGAAGATGTGTACTTGCCAAGTCTTCCACCGTATACCTTCAGCTTGATAGGGGGCTAGTTGGTCAGCTGGATTACTTGCAGAAAGAAAATGAGTTATCTAATGCTGATAAATCTGTCTATGAAGGTTTTAGTAGTAACCCTGGATTTGAATTGTCTGTTAAGCCGGACAGGGTATTAAAAGAACTGAATGGCTTTGAAAAGAAGACCCCATCTGTTgtatatgaattttatatcGAGAAGTACAGTGAGTCTAGGCCATTTGATTTAGGCCTAACTTGGAAGCTTCCTGTAGTTTGGTCCTGTCAGAAAGCACCATTACATGCTAGTAGGTTCTTGATGGGAAGTGGGAATGAAAGGGGTGCTATTGCAATATCCTTGAGATCTACAGAAGTGAGTGATGAGTTGTTGCATACTGATATGAGTGAAGGCAGGTGCAAATTGGAAGTTAAAGTTTTTCAGGTTGTGCCTTGGTATATTAAGGTTTATTTTCATACAGTGCGAGTGTATGTTAATGAACAACCTCAAGAAATTTCAGACGTTGTTGAAAAGATGCGTGTTTCACCTTCTGTAGACAAAGTGTCACCTGGGGTGATGGAGATGGTCTTGAAATTCCCTTGTGGAATGAAATCAGCAGCTATAACCTTAGAATTTGATAAG GGGTTTTTGCATATTGATGAGTATCCTCCCGATGCCAATCAAGGATTCGATATTCCAGCAGCCATTATAAGCTTTCCCAACTTCCATACAAGCATGCAGTTCTTTACAGATAAATCTGTGGATAGGTCCTCCATCTTATCCAAATTCCAG GAAAACAATGCTGTTCTGGCATACACAGAAGTATTACTTGTACCGTTGACAACTCCTGATTTTAGCATGCCTTACAATGTTATCACAATTACATGCACTGTATGTGCTTTGTATTTTGGTTCTTTGCTCAATGTACTTCGAAAGCGTGTTGGTGAGGAGGAAAGATCTGCAAAGAGCAAAG CTACCAAGGAAACTGGTCGGCTCCGACAGCTGTTATCTAGGGTGTCTGCCAAGCTGAGAGGAAGACCATTTGAGCTTCCTCAGCCGCCTTCCAATTCATCATCCTTCATCAGTTCAAAACTTATACTTTTTATACTTGTGGCTGGAATTGCTGTCTTTTGGCAAGTTTATTTTGGATGA